One window of Desulfobacca acetoxidans DSM 11109 genomic DNA carries:
- a CDS encoding tetratricopeptide repeat protein, with protein sequence MRKVWLIGVFVFLGLILWQLWTTEPYFYYSAHDFFRQAQKALQQGDNVQALNYALKAHQREPQNLDFIGFLAWRYLEAKRPEEALPRFRQIRAARPSDATTLQGEALALQLLGKRAEALSLLAAYLSEHPQDRTFLQMAAEFTSAETEGQEQALEYYKRLYHLTPGDEVIRQRFLDLLIALGHFDAAIPLQEKVVADFPDNLQALHQLALLHAWRHDYDAALPLYQKLLELEADNQALRLEAAKNAEAAHDLDQALAYYLRLYAQSGGRKEYALTLARLWSQKGNHAEAAAVLSPLMDQQPGLEEQRRYALELLLSQDYAEALKVYRQVWEAGDTHKETIVNLARLLAAKQYFQPAARFWDEAGRRQLLDPELRREAALTYSYARRYGDAIAVLQPVDRRDDKMLLFLGQMHFYQQHWTQAAHYYQVYLERHPRDAAVRQQLAQVLSFAPEHLAEAAEQYENASQLTSNPRLRLQKAAVLLQLAQDSSYSADPAQRRRAAAHWAAAEAALQQVSADGLSSELLREQGRLFLWLGALEPALDCLERYLLQAPHDRVAQLEKARTLIYLQRGSEAAGILRRLPPEKKVRDSGMASSDPWKTTSSKFTSSPDLLPSKDGERAPEENSSDQERQAEHWAGQVSEVKSGSRIEPLNPKGRPPFRTTRPSAASETAGAAEAGVDVLSLSLEAALADRNWPEAQRLAWRLYLTQLRSLSLPPRTWTAARRRLREEGSGQNLPPETRVLIARALCHHQNLEQEQEVIRVAVDLCVDNLYNRRHTLPSQRRTYQASLLLLEYLLPRLSHLDDLRTLTARLPGIRSQSPEYIAAVGYFNSSLGRQGGKLQYTLQALKDRQERYPACAPGDLIFLGSLASELGDRRTAVQYFEAALKLRPQDQRLATLRLQALMAVNDAGRVLKALEDQPQNPATALEMAKTYLQRCQYEGTLAILSGIAPNHPIWPQAQLFRLQAYRGLKAYPEALAAITELEANGQMSEAVLMAKGQVLEAMDDRRGAETAYQAAIAQAADTVVCRTAQARLARFRGDWAGAYRHFAAALQEHPQDIELLNELEQVRAQMRPTLGSRHLPVAWRGLRRPEEANRPWQFGRYDREPGVLGGSRSYPKSLLPVDFPYALIPEVSWLPGDRNRLRGVDVRLGSGFWLSRVLPVHLALGYRYCEQKTSGPGPANLNLGLNPVLSQQSANRTSWQRAEATLTLGPLILGDKVKLSGELSGRGYWKQFRQSVTQLGRLPIPFWPVLRSTDIIAKEDRYRLLGGLSVGLAPGPQTDLGLGYSRRDIFDQDPAIYPRLYQQVTRLDTLPLVTMHQVDLSFSHQLYPGLCWQANAGQAFFSDHNQRFSLYQGLRWQAVNESQMHLDLTPSYYLALYRRPHESYFSPHVYHALGVSLDFDRQIFRLPTLVLQTTGQVVDNDGRWGPALATLAGLEAEPLYNMYVGLYYFYFKEWATNYWLHHLTLGLRWRF encoded by the coding sequence ATGCGCAAAGTCTGGTTGATCGGCGTCTTCGTTTTTTTAGGGCTAATTTTGTGGCAGTTATGGACAACAGAACCTTATTTTTATTATTCCGCGCATGATTTTTTCCGACAGGCCCAGAAAGCCTTACAGCAGGGGGACAATGTTCAAGCCCTGAACTACGCCCTTAAGGCCCACCAACGTGAACCACAGAACTTGGATTTTATCGGTTTCCTGGCCTGGCGCTACCTGGAGGCCAAACGTCCCGAGGAGGCGCTGCCCAGATTTCGCCAGATCCGCGCCGCCAGGCCATCCGACGCCACTACCCTGCAGGGTGAGGCCCTGGCCCTGCAGCTGCTGGGAAAACGGGCCGAAGCCTTAAGTCTGCTGGCGGCCTATCTCTCAGAGCATCCTCAAGATAGGACTTTCCTGCAGATGGCGGCGGAGTTCACCTCTGCCGAAACCGAAGGCCAAGAACAGGCCCTGGAATATTATAAGCGTCTCTATCATCTCACCCCCGGAGATGAGGTCATCCGCCAACGGTTCCTAGATCTGCTTATCGCCTTAGGCCATTTTGATGCAGCCATACCTCTGCAGGAAAAAGTCGTGGCTGATTTTCCCGACAACTTACAGGCCTTGCACCAGCTTGCCCTCCTGCACGCCTGGCGGCATGATTACGATGCAGCTCTTCCTCTCTATCAGAAGCTCTTGGAATTGGAAGCGGATAATCAGGCACTGCGGCTGGAAGCGGCCAAAAATGCCGAAGCGGCCCATGACCTGGATCAGGCCCTGGCTTATTACCTGCGGCTTTACGCTCAGTCCGGCGGTCGGAAGGAATATGCCCTGACGCTGGCCCGCCTCTGGTCTCAGAAAGGCAATCACGCCGAAGCCGCCGCAGTCCTTTCACCCCTTATGGACCAGCAGCCCGGCCTGGAAGAGCAACGCCGTTATGCCTTGGAACTGCTCCTCTCACAGGACTATGCCGAGGCGCTCAAGGTCTATCGCCAGGTCTGGGAGGCCGGGGATACGCATAAAGAGACAATCGTTAATCTGGCCCGGCTCCTTGCCGCCAAACAATACTTCCAGCCCGCCGCCAGGTTTTGGGACGAGGCCGGACGACGCCAATTGTTAGACCCCGAACTTAGGCGAGAGGCGGCCCTCACTTATTCATACGCCCGGAGGTATGGGGATGCTATTGCGGTGTTACAGCCGGTTGATCGGCGGGATGACAAGATGCTCCTCTTTTTGGGCCAGATGCATTTCTATCAACAGCATTGGACTCAGGCGGCCCACTATTATCAGGTTTATTTGGAACGGCACCCCCGGGACGCCGCCGTTCGCCAGCAGTTAGCCCAGGTACTGTCGTTTGCCCCGGAACACCTGGCCGAGGCGGCGGAGCAGTATGAAAATGCCAGCCAATTAACTTCTAATCCCCGCCTGCGGCTCCAAAAAGCCGCCGTCCTCCTGCAGTTGGCCCAAGACTCGAGCTACTCCGCGGACCCGGCCCAGCGGCGGCGGGCGGCGGCCCACTGGGCCGCGGCTGAAGCTGCACTGCAGCAGGTTTCGGCCGATGGTCTAAGTTCAGAACTCCTGCGGGAACAGGGCCGCCTCTTTCTCTGGCTGGGGGCCTTGGAGCCGGCCCTGGACTGCCTGGAGAGATATCTGCTCCAGGCACCACATGACCGGGTGGCGCAATTGGAAAAAGCCCGCACGCTCATCTATCTGCAGCGAGGGAGCGAAGCCGCCGGAATTCTGCGCCGCCTGCCCCCGGAAAAGAAGGTCCGCGACTCAGGTATGGCGAGCTCCGATCCATGGAAAACCACCTCCTCCAAGTTCACCTCTTCCCCAGACTTGCTCCCTTCAAAGGATGGGGAGAGAGCACCGGAAGAAAATTCTTCCGATCAGGAACGCCAAGCGGAGCACTGGGCAGGACAAGTCTCCGAGGTCAAAAGCGGTTCCCGGATTGAGCCTCTGAACCCGAAAGGTAGACCACCTTTCCGGACAACCCGTCCCAGTGCAGCTTCCGAAACAGCCGGTGCGGCAGAGGCGGGTGTAGACGTTCTAAGTCTATCCCTCGAGGCCGCCCTGGCCGACCGGAACTGGCCCGAAGCCCAGCGCCTGGCTTGGCGCCTCTATCTGACCCAACTCCGCAGCCTATCCCTGCCACCCCGAACCTGGACGGCCGCCCGGCGGCGGCTGCGGGAAGAAGGCAGCGGGCAAAATCTTCCCCCGGAAACCAGAGTGTTGATCGCTCGGGCCCTCTGCCATCATCAGAATCTGGAGCAGGAGCAGGAGGTCATCCGCGTTGCCGTAGATTTATGTGTAGACAACCTGTACAATCGCCGCCATACCTTGCCATCCCAACGGCGCACCTATCAGGCCTCGCTCCTGCTGCTGGAATACCTGTTGCCCCGCCTCAGCCATCTTGACGACCTCCGGACCTTGACGGCCCGCCTGCCCGGCATCCGGAGCCAATCGCCGGAATATATCGCCGCCGTAGGATATTTCAACAGCAGCTTGGGACGCCAGGGCGGCAAACTCCAGTATACCCTGCAGGCCCTCAAAGATCGGCAGGAACGCTACCCCGCTTGCGCCCCCGGCGATCTGATCTTTCTTGGCAGTCTGGCTTCCGAGTTGGGTGACCGGCGCACCGCGGTGCAATATTTCGAAGCGGCCCTTAAGCTGCGGCCCCAGGACCAGCGTCTGGCCACTCTGCGCCTGCAGGCCTTGATGGCGGTGAATGACGCCGGCCGTGTCCTGAAGGCCCTGGAAGACCAGCCCCAGAACCCGGCGACGGCCCTGGAGATGGCCAAAACCTATCTGCAACGGTGCCAGTATGAAGGCACCCTAGCTATTCTGAGCGGCATTGCGCCTAATCATCCGATCTGGCCTCAGGCGCAGCTATTCCGCCTCCAAGCCTACCGAGGGCTGAAGGCCTATCCGGAGGCCCTGGCGGCTATTACCGAACTGGAGGCCAATGGGCAGATGTCTGAAGCCGTGCTCATGGCCAAGGGTCAGGTGCTGGAGGCAATGGATGACCGCCGCGGTGCCGAGACCGCTTACCAGGCGGCCATTGCCCAAGCGGCCGATACTGTGGTCTGCCGGACTGCCCAGGCCCGGCTGGCCCGTTTTCGGGGTGACTGGGCTGGCGCCTACCGACACTTTGCCGCAGCCCTGCAAGAACACCCCCAGGATATTGAATTGCTCAACGAACTGGAGCAGGTCCGGGCGCAGATGCGGCCGACCTTGGGATCACGCCATCTACCCGTTGCCTGGCGCGGTCTCAGGCGTCCGGAGGAAGCCAACCGCCCCTGGCAATTCGGCCGTTATGACCGCGAACCCGGCGTCTTAGGGGGCAGCCGGAGCTATCCCAAGTCCCTCCTGCCGGTGGATTTTCCGTATGCCCTGATTCCGGAAGTATCATGGCTGCCGGGTGATCGAAACCGGCTGCGCGGGGTCGATGTCCGTCTGGGGAGCGGCTTCTGGCTCAGCCGGGTTTTGCCGGTGCACCTGGCCCTGGGCTACCGCTACTGCGAACAGAAAACCAGTGGACCGGGACCGGCCAATCTTAATCTGGGTCTGAACCCGGTCTTGAGTCAGCAGAGCGCCAATCGCACCTCCTGGCAGCGGGCCGAGGCCACCCTGACCCTTGGCCCCCTGATTTTGGGAGACAAAGTAAAGCTGAGCGGTGAACTCAGCGGCCGGGGCTACTGGAAACAATTCCGGCAGAGCGTGACGCAACTCGGCAGGCTCCCCATACCCTTTTGGCCGGTCCTGCGCAGTACGGATATCATAGCGAAAGAAGATCGCTATCGCCTCCTGGGCGGACTGTCCGTGGGACTCGCTCCAGGACCGCAGACCGACCTTGGCCTCGGTTATTCCCGCCGGGACATCTTTGACCAGGACCCGGCCATTTATCCCCGCCTCTACCAACAGGTCACCCGCCTGGACACCCTGCCTCTTGTGACCATGCACCAGGTTGATCTATCATTCAGTCATCAACTGTATCCCGGCCTGTGTTGGCAGGCAAACGCCGGGCAGGCCTTTTTCTCCGACCACAATCAGCGGTTCTCATTGTATCAGGGACTGCGCTGGCAGGCGGTCAATGAATCGCAGATGCACCTGGACCTGACCCCCAGCTACTATCTGGCCCTTTATCGGCGGCCCCACGAGTCGTACTTCAGTCCGCACGTCTACCATGCCCTTGGGGTAAGCCTGGATTTTGATCGCCAGATTTTCCGGCTACCCACTTTAGTCCTCCAGACTACCGGCCAGGTGGTGGACAACGACGGCCGTTGGGGACCGGCCCTGGCTACCCTGGCGGGGCTGGAGGCGGAACCGCTATACAACATGTATGTAGGGCTATACTACTTCTATTTTAAGGAATGGGCGACGAACTACTGGCTCCACCATCTGACTCTTGGCCTCAGGTGGAGATTTTAG
- a CDS encoding glycosyltransferase family 2 protein, whose amino-acid sequence MRAQFFCLLTLLSGAVYLAWLAQQAYQVHALHTYLFLFTELSAYTLLFAMSLDVWQRRYHRPEGIEPDAPFSVDVFVTSCGESLEIIQATLAAIQKLNYSHYTVYVLDDAGKDAVLDVCRSFGFHYLSRPRQGIPQLDAKSGNLNFGLSQSHGDIILVQDADQIPHPDIISRLIGFFRLPRVAYVQSRQAFLLPDGDPFYNRDDVFYETIQLSNDQVNAVISCGSGVLYRRQALKEIGGFTTWNLVEDFTTSYELVSRGWQGIYFPYALSRGLAPDTLQGVYQQRYQWCLDTMRLFFWDNPFRKSGLSFLQRLHFSLTMMAYIISGLILPIFFLLPLYCYFTGKTFLVEQEWNYLSLRGIYLLCTILAFRYLFFKNDSLKQFKMLCGLFPVYALGVLSAMWYPPGHKPRYKVNHLIRFKPLQNFFYILPHLSIITLHLSLPFLSLALGWAAPRLIAANAFFSAFTIWVLGEMIILALSRPKWTAPNLPD is encoded by the coding sequence TTGCGGGCCCAGTTTTTCTGCCTCTTAACGCTCCTCAGTGGAGCGGTTTATCTCGCCTGGCTGGCCCAGCAGGCCTATCAAGTCCATGCCCTGCACACCTACCTGTTCCTTTTCACCGAATTGTCGGCCTATACACTGTTGTTTGCTATGTCCCTGGACGTCTGGCAGCGGCGCTACCATCGTCCGGAAGGCATTGAACCGGACGCCCCCTTTTCGGTGGATGTCTTTGTCACCAGTTGCGGTGAATCGCTAGAAATTATTCAGGCGACACTGGCCGCAATCCAAAAACTGAATTATTCTCACTATACGGTCTATGTTCTGGATGATGCCGGCAAAGATGCCGTATTGGACGTATGTCGTTCTTTTGGATTTCACTATTTATCCCGCCCCCGCCAGGGAATTCCTCAACTTGACGCCAAAAGCGGCAACCTCAATTTCGGCCTGAGTCAGAGCCATGGCGATATTATCCTGGTACAGGATGCCGACCAGATCCCTCATCCGGATATTATCTCCCGCCTGATCGGCTTTTTTCGTCTGCCTCGCGTGGCTTATGTCCAGAGCCGACAGGCATTCCTACTGCCCGACGGCGACCCCTTTTACAACCGTGATGATGTCTTCTATGAGACTATTCAATTAAGCAACGATCAGGTCAATGCCGTAATCTCCTGTGGCTCGGGAGTGCTCTACCGGCGACAGGCCCTGAAAGAGATCGGTGGTTTTACGACCTGGAATCTGGTAGAAGATTTTACCACCTCCTACGAACTCGTCAGCCGGGGTTGGCAGGGTATTTATTTTCCTTACGCCCTGTCGCGCGGTCTGGCTCCGGATACCCTGCAAGGGGTCTACCAGCAGCGTTATCAGTGGTGTCTGGACACTATGCGACTCTTTTTTTGGGACAACCCCTTCCGTAAGTCGGGTTTATCTTTCTTGCAAAGGCTGCACTTCTCCCTCACTATGATGGCCTATATCATCAGCGGCCTGATCCTGCCCATCTTTTTTCTGCTTCCCCTCTACTGCTACTTTACCGGTAAGACCTTTTTAGTGGAACAGGAATGGAATTATCTCTCCCTGCGAGGAATCTACCTCCTCTGTACCATTCTGGCTTTTCGCTACCTATTCTTTAAGAATGACTCCTTGAAGCAGTTCAAGATGCTCTGCGGCCTCTTCCCGGTGTATGCCCTGGGTGTGCTTTCGGCAATGTGGTATCCCCCGGGTCATAAGCCAAGGTATAAAGTCAATCATCTTATTCGATTTAAGCCGCTTCAAAACTTTTTCTATATCCTGCCCCATCTGTCTATTATCACCTTGCACCTGTCACTGCCCTTCCTCTCCCTGGCGCTGGGTTGGGCAGCACCCCGATTGATTGCTGCCAATGCTTTTTTTTCTGCTTTTACGATCTGGGTATTGGGAGAAATGATTATCCTGGCGCTCAGCAGGCCGAAATGGACCGCTCCAAACCTTCCCGACTGA
- a CDS encoding transposase, translating into MGRQARIVFPQIPHHITQRGNYLQDVFFEDADWRQYLTWLSEYAHRYDSEVWAYCLMANHVHLIVCPHSQESLSRTLAATHTRYSQWINRRIKRGGHLWQGRFSSCPLDDDYLIRVTRYIEMNPVRAGLVAKPVDWPWSSARAHVQGVQDRLLAGASWPPEDLSSRWSEILSEPDDPEILAAIKRHSRTGRPLGSASFIATLEQTSGLHLRTHPRGRPKKDHFSI; encoded by the coding sequence ATGGGCCGGCAAGCCAGAATCGTTTTTCCCCAGATCCCGCACCACATCACTCAGCGGGGCAATTACCTTCAGGATGTCTTCTTTGAAGATGCTGATTGGAGGCAATATCTCACCTGGCTCAGTGAGTATGCTCACAGATATGATTCAGAAGTCTGGGCCTACTGTCTCATGGCCAACCACGTTCATCTCATCGTCTGTCCTCATAGTCAAGAGTCTCTGAGCCGAACCCTGGCAGCAACCCACACCCGCTATTCCCAGTGGATCAACCGAAGGATCAAAAGAGGCGGTCACCTCTGGCAGGGGCGGTTCTCCTCGTGTCCCCTCGATGACGATTACCTGATCCGGGTAACCCGTTACATCGAAATGAACCCGGTGCGGGCCGGATTGGTGGCAAAACCGGTGGATTGGCCCTGGTCTAGCGCCAGGGCGCATGTGCAGGGGGTGCAAGACAGGCTGTTGGCCGGGGCCTCCTGGCCCCCGGAAGATCTGAGCTCCCGCTGGTCGGAAATCCTATCAGAACCTGATGATCCGGAGATTTTGGCGGCTATCAAAAGACATAGCCGCACAGGACGACCTTTGGGAAGCGCTTCATTTATCGCTACCCTGGAACAGACCTCGGGGCTTCACTTGCGTACCCACCCGAGAGGCAGGCCCAAAAAAGATCATTTTTCCATTTGA
- a CDS encoding SPOR domain-containing protein, with the protein MSDATNRPDDAAQDKHSPHRDWWNLINKIASIVSIIFIPVLTISLNTIFQEREREVNKLLAMEKFFPYLKQDADQRQQQVAIYIMYNLGYKDIAVRIAALDASEASISSLEQIITIEGDKEIKEMALKMLNKLKAAPQEQIQKRAELALAKVQQSEPLKTGTAGIVIGADKTLDEARHEVKRAKIQGFGDVAIYRRQGMYRTVLRYPSREEAEKALPKIREIVRDSSYLVILDKWCPNAKETENGLVFECPSAD; encoded by the coding sequence ATGTCTGACGCAACCAATAGACCTGATGATGCCGCGCAAGATAAGCATAGTCCACATCGAGATTGGTGGAATCTGATAAATAAAATTGCCTCCATCGTCTCTATCATCTTCATCCCCGTTTTGACTATCTCTCTCAATACCATATTTCAAGAGCGCGAGCGGGAAGTGAATAAACTGCTAGCCATGGAAAAATTTTTCCCGTATCTCAAACAGGATGCCGACCAGCGCCAGCAACAGGTGGCTATCTATATCATGTATAACTTGGGCTATAAAGACATCGCCGTTCGCATCGCCGCTCTCGACGCCTCCGAGGCCTCCATATCTTCTCTGGAACAGATCATTACCATTGAAGGGGACAAAGAGATCAAAGAGATGGCGCTTAAAATGCTCAATAAACTAAAGGCCGCTCCCCAAGAGCAGATCCAAAAGCGCGCCGAGCTGGCTCTGGCAAAAGTGCAGCAATCCGAGCCATTGAAAACCGGGACTGCTGGCATTGTTATCGGCGCCGATAAGACCCTGGATGAGGCCAGGCATGAGGTCAAACGGGCCAAAATCCAGGGATTCGGTGACGTCGCCATCTATCGACGCCAGGGTATGTACCGCACCGTGTTACGTTATCCCTCCCGCGAAGAGGCCGAAAAGGCCCTGCCAAAAATCCGGGAGATAGTGCGCGATTCATCGTATCTGGTCATTCTTGACAAATGGTGTCCTAATGCAAAGGAAACGGAAAATGGCCTCGTATTTGAGTGCCCTAGTGCCGATTAA
- a CDS encoding 4Fe-4S binding protein yields the protein MENNTQSFAPGASQPAPWRGWVLARRLSQIFFWLFFCWLFLQATYSGQEILHWPVDLFFRFDPLILAAHVLTRSPLIRGLLWSLLLVGLTFVLGRFFCGWICPLGTTLDGCRRLLYSSRPDTGYALRLRRFKYYFLFFLLAGAFLSVNLVGLFDPLSLLYRTLALFFYPALAYGLEGFFGQLYDWGTPFTWVSEPVYQFLKDTILPFRSQVMLLPLFTFACFAAIVALERLDRRFWCRALCPLGALYGLAARFSWLRRRPYKLCPDCGDCQMICKMGAISGDAVPAHQTAECQLCMSCLEQCQKGRVAFKFGGGVARPALDLGRRQVVTAVAAGVVAMPLLRLRSAAPQPDEYLIRPPGVASEMEFLSRCIRCGQCFKVCPTGGLQPLWWEAGLEGLYTSRLVPRLGYCEYACHLCSQVCPTGAIPLMPLEVKQASPMGTAFINPARCIPYTEGRDCLVCEEHCPTAPKAITFHEGEVQDLNGKRMPVKLPRVNPDQCIGCGICENKCPVGGDAAIRVKRSLRMEI from the coding sequence ATGGAAAATAATACGCAATCCTTTGCTCCCGGGGCCAGCCAACCCGCTCCCTGGCGGGGATGGGTGCTGGCCCGCCGTCTCAGCCAAATCTTCTTCTGGCTGTTCTTCTGTTGGCTCTTTCTCCAGGCAACTTACTCCGGGCAGGAAATTCTCCACTGGCCGGTGGACCTCTTTTTTCGGTTCGACCCCCTGATTCTGGCAGCCCACGTTTTGACCCGCAGTCCTTTGATCCGGGGTCTGCTCTGGTCCCTCCTCCTGGTGGGCTTGACCTTCGTATTGGGACGGTTTTTCTGCGGCTGGATCTGCCCCCTCGGAACCACCCTGGACGGCTGCCGACGACTGCTCTACAGTTCCCGTCCCGACACCGGCTATGCCCTGCGGCTGCGGCGGTTTAAGTATTATTTCCTGTTCTTCCTCCTGGCCGGGGCCTTTTTGTCTGTTAATCTGGTGGGGTTATTCGATCCCCTGTCACTCCTCTACCGGACTCTGGCCTTATTCTTCTACCCGGCACTGGCCTATGGCCTGGAAGGATTCTTTGGTCAACTCTATGACTGGGGTACTCCCTTTACGTGGGTAAGCGAACCGGTCTATCAATTTCTCAAAGATACTATCCTGCCTTTCCGCAGCCAGGTTATGCTGCTTCCCCTCTTCACCTTCGCCTGTTTTGCCGCTATAGTGGCCCTGGAGCGGCTGGACCGGCGTTTCTGGTGCCGGGCGCTCTGTCCTTTAGGCGCCTTGTACGGATTGGCGGCCAGGTTTTCCTGGCTACGGCGGCGGCCGTATAAACTCTGCCCCGACTGCGGCGACTGCCAGATGATTTGCAAAATGGGCGCTATTAGCGGCGATGCGGTTCCTGCACACCAGACGGCCGAGTGTCAGTTGTGTATGTCCTGTCTGGAGCAGTGTCAAAAAGGCCGGGTTGCTTTTAAATTCGGGGGGGGAGTGGCCAGGCCGGCTTTGGATCTGGGACGGCGGCAGGTAGTAACTGCGGTGGCCGCCGGTGTTGTGGCCATGCCCCTGCTACGGCTCAGATCTGCGGCGCCGCAACCGGATGAGTATCTCATCCGGCCTCCGGGCGTCGCCTCCGAGATGGAGTTCCTCTCCCGCTGCATCCGCTGCGGCCAGTGTTTTAAGGTCTGTCCCACTGGCGGTCTGCAACCGCTCTGGTGGGAAGCCGGACTGGAAGGCCTTTATACCTCTCGTTTAGTCCCCAGGTTGGGCTACTGCGAATATGCCTGCCATCTATGCTCCCAGGTCTGCCCCACCGGCGCCATTCCTCTTATGCCCCTCGAAGTCAAGCAGGCAAGTCCGATGGGTACCGCCTTCATCAACCCGGCCCGGTGTATTCCCTATACCGAAGGCCGGGACTGCCTGGTCTGTGAAGAACACTGCCCCACCGCCCCCAAGGCCATTACCTTTCACGAGGGCGAGGTCCAAGACCTGAATGGCAAAAGGATGCCGGTCAAATTGCCGCGGGTCAACCCCGACCAATGTATCGGCTGCGGCATCTGTGAGAACAAATGCCCGGTGGGAGGCGACGCCGCCATCCGGGTGAAACGGTCGCTACGGATGGAGATATAA
- a CDS encoding DUF362 domain-containing protein translates to MDRREFLKRVAALGLAAGVGQVFTFPRELLAMAPEGRPEPLIVKTSGTNYAHLVGDAIQALGGMKKFVNPNDMVVVKPNMAWDRPPEMGANSNPIVVRKVVELCLESGAKQVKVLDNTCHDARRSYVNSGIKAAVEDIKDSRAVVEFVDQRKFVEMDIPKARSLKRWSFYKDILQADCFINIPIAKHHSEARLTMAMKNMMGAIGGWRGRIHVGLHQNIADMNLILRPDLHILDATRIMTQGGPSGGKAEYVQVKNLLFAGVDPVAIDAYGTTLFGMEPKDIGYITKAYELGLGEMDLNAIKMATV, encoded by the coding sequence ATGGATCGCCGGGAGTTTTTAAAAAGAGTCGCCGCCCTCGGATTGGCCGCAGGCGTCGGCCAAGTTTTCACCTTTCCCCGGGAACTGCTGGCCATGGCCCCGGAAGGCCGACCGGAGCCGTTGATTGTCAAAACCAGTGGAACCAACTACGCCCACCTGGTAGGAGACGCCATTCAAGCGTTGGGTGGGATGAAAAAATTTGTCAATCCCAATGATATGGTGGTTGTCAAACCGAATATGGCCTGGGATCGGCCGCCGGAAATGGGCGCCAACTCCAACCCCATCGTGGTGCGCAAGGTAGTGGAACTCTGCCTGGAATCCGGCGCCAAGCAGGTAAAAGTTTTAGACAACACCTGTCACGACGCCCGGCGGAGCTATGTCAACAGCGGCATCAAGGCCGCAGTGGAGGACATCAAAGATAGCCGCGCAGTGGTCGAATTTGTAGACCAACGCAAATTTGTCGAAATGGATATCCCCAAGGCTCGATCCCTGAAGCGCTGGTCTTTTTATAAAGATATTCTGCAGGCCGACTGTTTTATCAATATCCCTATCGCCAAACACCATTCCGAGGCCCGCCTCACTATGGCCATGAAGAACATGATGGGCGCCATCGGCGGCTGGCGCGGTCGCATCCACGTCGGCCTGCACCAGAATATCGCCGATATGAATCTCATCCTGAGACCTGATTTGCATATCTTGGACGCCACCCGCATTATGACTCAGGGCGGACCATCAGGCGGCAAGGCGGAATATGTCCAGGTGAAAAACCTCCTCTTTGCCGGGGTTGACCCCGTGGCTATCGACGCCTATGGGACTACCCTCTTTGGTATGGAGCCAAAAGACATCGGCTATATCACCAAAGCTTATGAGCTGGGTCTGGGTGAAATGGACCTCAATGCCATTAAGATGGCGACCGTTTAG
- the moaA gene encoding GTP 3',8-cyclase MoaA translates to MELSLRDECHRQITYLRLSITDRCNLRCFYCSPVQDLIKLPHADILRYEELLHLSRLSLRLGFNKIRVTGGEPLIRLGVENFLASLIQLPDSPEICLTTNGVLLAEKAAGLWQSGLRRLNISLDSLQRQRFARITGSDLLSRVWEGIQTVQALGFSPIKINCVVLRGLNDDEILDFARLSLEYPWHIRFIEFMPIGQLSRWRQDYYVSADDMRLQLLQLGQLEEIPSEANAGPAQRFRYPGAPGEIGLISPLSHHFCHLCNRLRLTADGRLRPCLLGDAEIDLKAPLRAGADDDTLQELIRQAVRIKPVQHHMDRDFLTPCRRSMTSIGG, encoded by the coding sequence ATGGAATTATCCTTGCGAGACGAATGCCATCGTCAGATCACCTACCTGCGCCTTTCTATCACCGATCGCTGCAACCTGCGTTGTTTCTATTGCTCCCCGGTGCAGGACCTGATCAAACTGCCCCACGCCGATATCCTGCGTTACGAAGAACTGCTGCACCTATCCCGCCTGAGCCTGCGGCTGGGTTTTAATAAAATCCGGGTAACCGGCGGAGAGCCTTTAATCCGCCTGGGGGTGGAAAACTTCTTAGCTTCGCTTATCCAACTCCCTGATTCACCAGAAATCTGTCTTACTACCAATGGGGTGTTGTTGGCCGAGAAAGCCGCCGGACTCTGGCAGAGTGGGTTGCGCCGTTTAAACATCAGCCTGGACAGTCTCCAGCGCCAACGTTTCGCCCGCATCACCGGCAGCGATCTCCTGTCCAGGGTCTGGGAAGGCATCCAGACTGTCCAAGCTCTTGGATTTTCACCCATTAAAATAAACTGCGTGGTCTTGCGAGGGCTCAATGATGATGAGATATTGGATTTTGCCCGCCTTTCTCTCGAATATCCCTGGCATATCCGCTTTATAGAATTCATGCCGATCGGGCAACTCTCCCGCTGGCGCCAGGATTATTATGTTTCAGCCGATGATATGCGCCTGCAACTACTGCAACTGGGTCAATTGGAAGAAATTCCCTCCGAGGCCAACGCCGGCCCGGCGCAACGCTTCCGATATCCCGGAGCTCCGGGCGAAATCGGCCTGATCAGCCCTCTGAGCCATCATTTCTGCCACCTATGCAATCGCCTGCGCCTCACCGCCGACGGCCGTCTCCGCCCCTGCCTGCTTGGTGACGCGGAAATAGACCTGAAGGCGCCATTGCGGGCCGGGGCCGACGATGACACCCTCCAAGAACTTATCCGTCAAGCCGTGCGGATAAAACCGGTCCAGCACCATATGGATAGAGACTTTCTTACTCCCTGCCGCCGCAGTATGACCAGCATCGGCGGCTAA